A genome region from Glutamicibacter arilaitensis Re117 includes the following:
- a CDS encoding ISL3-like element ISAar19 family transposase: MLNPTFTAPDLTTFTNLDGLGLTAIGQHLSAAKAEILCHVTNPIPWCQTCGAAGIPRDTVTRRLAHEPLGWRPTVLVIKHRRYRCANCQRVWREELSQAVAPRQKISRTGLRWALVGLVCHHLSVSRIAEGLGVTWNTANEAVLAEGQRLLIDDPTRFDGVKVLGVDEHVWRHTRTGDKYVTVIVDLTAVRDGTGTARLIDMVPGRSKAVFKTWLADQEEQWKQGIEVVAMDGFTGFKTAAVEELPHAVEVLDPFHVVKLGSEALDQTRQRIQREQHGRRGRKDDPLYKCRRTLTTGLSLATEKQKTKLEDLFKEPEYEPVQLVWSVYQKMVDAYRQPKPEVGRWALEQLINEVGTKVPKGLPELKKLGGTLRRRKTDILAYFDHIGSSNGPTEALNGRLEHLRGIALGFKNLAHYIARSLLETGGFRRRLHPQS, encoded by the coding sequence TTGCTCAATCCTACCTTCACCGCACCAGACCTCACCACTTTCACCAATCTTGACGGCTTGGGACTGACCGCAATCGGGCAACACCTGAGCGCAGCGAAAGCCGAAATCCTCTGCCACGTCACCAACCCGATCCCTTGGTGCCAAACCTGCGGAGCAGCAGGCATTCCACGCGATACCGTCACTCGCCGCCTCGCCCACGAACCATTGGGCTGGCGTCCCACTGTCCTAGTCATCAAACACCGCCGCTACCGTTGCGCCAATTGCCAACGAGTCTGGCGTGAAGAGCTGTCCCAAGCAGTAGCGCCACGCCAGAAAATCAGCAGGACCGGGCTACGCTGGGCGCTGGTTGGACTGGTCTGCCACCACTTGTCAGTCTCCCGAATTGCCGAAGGCCTCGGCGTCACCTGGAATACCGCCAATGAGGCTGTGCTGGCTGAAGGTCAACGCTTACTGATTGATGATCCAACCCGCTTCGACGGGGTCAAAGTGCTGGGAGTCGATGAACATGTTTGGCGGCATACCCGAACCGGCGACAAATACGTCACCGTGATTGTGGACCTCACCGCGGTGCGTGACGGCACCGGTACCGCACGACTGATCGACATGGTCCCTGGAAGATCCAAAGCTGTATTCAAAACCTGGCTGGCTGATCAAGAAGAACAATGGAAACAGGGCATTGAAGTCGTCGCAATGGACGGTTTCACCGGCTTCAAAACAGCTGCCGTCGAGGAGCTACCCCACGCGGTGGAGGTGTTGGATCCATTCCATGTAGTCAAACTAGGTTCCGAGGCGCTGGACCAGACCCGGCAACGGATTCAACGTGAGCAACATGGGCGTCGAGGACGCAAGGATGACCCGCTTTACAAGTGCAGGCGAACGCTGACCACGGGACTATCCTTGGCTACGGAAAAGCAGAAGACCAAGCTTGAAGACCTGTTCAAGGAGCCGGAGTATGAGCCGGTTCAATTGGTCTGGAGCGTGTATCAGAAGATGGTGGATGCCTACCGGCAACCGAAGCCCGAGGTCGGACGGTGGGCCTTGGAGCAACTGATCAACGAAGTTGGCACGAAGGTACCGAAAGGGTTGCCGGAGCTGAAAAAGCTCGGCGGCACCCTGCGCAGGAGGAAGACGGACATTCTCGCGTACTTTGATCATATTGGTAGTTCGAATGGTCCTACCGAGGCTTTGAATGGCAGGTTGGAGCATCTGCGAGGTATCGCGTTGGGGTTCAAGAATCTGGCGCACTATATCGCCCGGTCGTTGTTGGAGACCGGTGGGTTTAGACGGCGTTTACACCCTCAATCCTGA
- a CDS encoding ABC transporter ATP-binding protein — translation MNITLSDVKLEFGTMAEKPISYEFSTGAFTVLRGRSGTGKTTLLHTMAGFQAPESGNVYWDEQDYYSFSKSKRESLRQENVGWVDQEYGMISSLTVQENIVLGCSRGQIKTLRPMVCELAEALAITHVLKSRPMNISGGERQRAAIIRALIYQSRSAFILDEPTSALDLHSTELVMDLLLRKCHNGATLVIASHDQEVIARAEHIIELDHTLTMSDIANP, via the coding sequence TTGAACATAACGCTTTCCGACGTGAAGCTAGAGTTCGGCACGATGGCGGAAAAACCTATCTCGTACGAATTCTCAACTGGTGCATTCACCGTGTTGCGGGGACGAAGCGGAACAGGAAAAACTACGCTCCTTCACACCATGGCTGGCTTCCAGGCTCCTGAAAGTGGCAATGTCTACTGGGACGAGCAAGACTATTACTCGTTCAGCAAGTCCAAGCGCGAGAGTCTTCGTCAGGAAAATGTTGGATGGGTTGATCAAGAATACGGAATGATCAGTTCACTGACCGTCCAAGAGAACATAGTTTTGGGATGTAGCCGTGGCCAGATAAAGACGTTGCGTCCAATGGTCTGCGAGCTGGCCGAAGCGCTTGCCATCACCCATGTTCTGAAATCGCGACCAATGAATATCTCTGGCGGAGAGCGTCAGCGTGCAGCCATTATCAGAGCCTTGATCTACCAGAGTCGTTCTGCCTTCATTCTCGACGAACCAACGTCGGCCTTGGACCTGCACTCTACAGAGCTCGTCATGGATCTGTTGCTGCGGAAATGCCACAATGGTGCAACCTTGGTCATCGCTTCGCATGACCAAGAAGTCATTGCCCGCGCCGAACATATAATCGAGCTAGACCACACTCTCACTATGTCTGACATTGCGAATCCATGA
- a CDS encoding IS3-like element ISAar3 family transposase (programmed frameshift) produces the protein MARRHTPDQVIAKVRQGQKMLNDGHPMIEVIKELQITEATWYRWINQYGSEKNAEASKRTKELERENARLKKLLADQMLANDILTEVAKGKFLSPEPRRRAVRMAMEKFGASERFACHVLGQNRSALRKKKTPMSFDEAQLRADLRAVASKHPTWGWRKARWHLLATERWKDTVLNSKRIRRLWREEGLVCKPKRRKKRRTGPDAGEQKRLTAEYPMHVLSFDFQSDVTSCGRHIRFFNVIDEYTRTALAIIPRRSFKAADVVAVLEDIIAEIGIQPTFVRCDNGPEFTAGALVDWCNTVGVSTAFIDPGSPWQNGFIESFNAQFRREQLSGEIMDTMVEAKYLADEWKDIYNHERPHGSLDGLTPSRFWDEWVRENQLAIA, from the exons ATGGCACGCAGACACACACCAGACCAGGTCATCGCTAAAGTCCGCCAAGGACAAAAGATGCTCAACGACGGACACCCGATGATCGAGGTCATCAAGGAACTTCAGATCACTGAAGCTACTTGGTACCGCTGGATCAACCAGTACGGGTCCGAGAAAAACGCTGAAGCCAGCAAACGTACCAAGGAGCTAGAGAGGGAAAACGCGCGCCTCAAGAAGCTGCTCGCTGATCAGATGCTCGCCAACGACATCCTTACTGAGGTTGCCAAGGGAAAAT TTCTAAGCCCCGAACCACGCCGCCGTGCTGTACGGATGGCGATGGAAAAATTCGGGGCATCCGAACGCTTCGCTTGCCACGTTCTGGGCCAGAACCGCTCTGCACTACGTAAGAAAAAAACACCGATGAGCTTTGACGAAGCGCAGCTACGAGCCGACTTGAGGGCTGTCGCGTCTAAGCATCCAACGTGGGGCTGGCGCAAAGCCCGCTGGCACTTGCTGGCCACCGAACGATGGAAAGACACTGTCTTGAACAGCAAGCGCATCCGACGATTATGGCGAGAAGAAGGCTTGGTCTGTAAGCCCAAGCGTCGAAAGAAGCGGCGCACCGGCCCAGACGCTGGGGAACAGAAGCGGTTGACCGCCGAGTACCCGATGCATGTACTGAGCTTTGATTTCCAGTCGGATGTCACCTCTTGTGGCCGTCATATCCGGTTCTTCAATGTCATTGATGAGTACACGCGGACCGCTTTGGCGATCATTCCCCGCAGGTCTTTTAAAGCTGCTGATGTGGTGGCTGTTTTGGAGGACATCATTGCTGAAATTGGGATCCAGCCAACGTTTGTGCGGTGTGATAACGGGCCTGAGTTCACTGCTGGCGCGCTGGTGGATTGGTGTAACACTGTGGGGGTGTCCACTGCGTTTATCGATCCGGGCTCACCTTGGCAGAACGGTTTTATCGAGTCGTTCAATGCGCAGTTCCGGCGTGAACAGCTTTCCGGGGAAATTATGGACACTATGGTGGAAGCGAAGTATTTGGCTGATGAATGGAAGGACATTTACAATCATGAGCGTCCCCATGGGTCTTTGGATGGGTTGACGCCGTCCCGGTTTTGGGATGAGTGGGTTAGAGAGAATCAGTTAGCTATCGCATAG
- the istB gene encoding IS21-like element ISAar7 family helper ATPase IstB, protein MNPVSVEELVQAGRAASMTASVISEWAHKGTPKQREFLYELLQAEHESRTASRHQRLLKAAKLPALKSLVGYDWTSVTFPTDYGREALSDLDFLDHAQDLVLFGDVGTGKTHLATALAAAACLRGIPARFFTTASLVMTLRRAKDEGRLDKELGSIAKNQLLVIDEFGYLPIDSDGARLLFQVIADGYEKRSLVLTTNLEFKRWGTVFGDDNMAAAVIDRIVHHGRLLQFRGQSYRVKHALMK, encoded by the coding sequence ATGAATCCGGTGAGCGTTGAAGAGTTGGTGCAGGCTGGACGGGCGGCTTCGATGACCGCTTCGGTGATCTCTGAGTGGGCGCATAAAGGCACCCCGAAGCAGCGTGAATTCCTTTATGAGCTGCTCCAAGCCGAGCATGAGTCCCGCACGGCGTCGCGTCATCAACGGTTGTTGAAGGCTGCGAAGTTGCCGGCGTTGAAATCGTTGGTGGGCTATGACTGGACCTCGGTGACCTTCCCGACTGATTATGGGCGGGAAGCGTTGAGTGATTTGGATTTCTTGGACCATGCCCAGGATTTGGTGCTGTTCGGCGACGTGGGTACCGGCAAAACGCATTTGGCCACTGCGTTGGCTGCCGCTGCGTGCCTGCGGGGTATTCCGGCGAGGTTCTTCACGACTGCGTCGCTGGTGATGACGCTGCGCCGGGCGAAAGATGAGGGGCGGTTGGATAAGGAGCTCGGCTCCATCGCGAAGAATCAGCTCCTTGTCATTGACGAATTTGGGTATCTTCCGATCGATAGTGACGGGGCCAGGCTGCTTTTCCAGGTCATTGCTGACGGGTATGAGAAACGCAGTCTGGTGTTGACAACAAATTTGGAGTTCAAACGTTGGGGTACCGTCTTTGGCGATGACAATATGGCTGCCGCGGTCATTGACCGGATTGTTCATCACGGGAGGCTGTTGCAGTTCCGTGGGCAGTCGTACCGGGTGAAGCACGCGTTGATGAAATGA
- the istA gene encoding IS21-like element ISAar7 family transposase, translating into MSVQETIRKLDSEGISGRKIAVQLNLSRATVAKYLSITNYSPAPPRTGQRPAGSVITGFEETISTWLEGDRGRPRKQRHTAQRVFDRLVDEENYQGTYSPVQRFIKRYKQERQSDNDGFLELDWAPGTIQVDFGEAEVILNGEQKVVHLFVVTFPYSNMRFAQAYGGQTAECVCHGLRTVFEHIGSVPHRMIFDNATGVGRRVKTKVLETKLFAAFKAHYRSEAKYCNPYSGNEKGNVENAVGFLRRNLMVPLPVAASLEGLNKVLLERCDRLGDKPHWRRKILIKDLFAQDVQAGLALPGVGFDPVRYESRKADKYGHLKVGSNTYAAGPVFARRSLTVGIRHDVVEILDEQASVLRRFPRIFGDHPEIIMEPSGVLALLAHRPGAWANSPVRAVVSDPVRDWMDTAHTEDRRRLLTALDKASETAGFETAIQAAGQIIEQGDDPGHETLSMLARRLAEGTEPETGDVDLSVYDRLFAAQEESVLA; encoded by the coding sequence ATGTCCGTGCAAGAAACTATCAGGAAATTAGACTCAGAGGGTATCTCCGGGCGAAAAATCGCCGTTCAGCTGAACCTCAGCCGAGCCACTGTCGCCAAATACTTGAGCATCACTAACTATTCACCGGCCCCACCCAGAACGGGTCAACGTCCCGCGGGCTCAGTCATCACAGGCTTCGAGGAGACTATCAGTACCTGGCTCGAAGGCGACAGAGGCCGGCCACGCAAGCAACGCCATACCGCCCAACGCGTCTTTGACCGGCTCGTGGATGAAGAAAACTATCAAGGCACGTATTCACCGGTGCAGCGATTCATCAAACGATATAAGCAGGAACGCCAAAGCGACAACGACGGATTCCTCGAGCTGGATTGGGCTCCGGGCACCATTCAAGTGGACTTCGGCGAAGCTGAGGTCATCTTGAATGGCGAACAAAAAGTCGTGCACCTTTTCGTAGTTACCTTCCCGTATTCGAATATGCGCTTCGCGCAGGCTTACGGCGGGCAGACTGCTGAATGCGTGTGCCACGGGTTGCGGACCGTCTTCGAACACATCGGTTCGGTGCCGCATCGGATGATCTTTGATAACGCCACCGGAGTGGGGCGCAGGGTCAAAACCAAGGTGCTGGAAACGAAATTATTTGCTGCGTTCAAAGCGCATTACCGGTCCGAGGCGAAGTATTGCAATCCATATTCCGGTAATGAGAAGGGCAATGTTGAAAATGCGGTCGGTTTCTTGCGCCGCAATCTGATGGTTCCACTGCCTGTTGCAGCGAGCTTGGAAGGGCTCAATAAAGTACTGCTCGAACGTTGTGACCGGCTCGGAGACAAGCCGCATTGGCGGCGCAAGATTCTGATCAAGGACCTCTTCGCCCAAGATGTTCAGGCTGGTTTGGCGTTACCGGGGGTAGGTTTTGATCCGGTGCGTTACGAGAGCCGTAAGGCCGATAAATACGGCCACCTGAAAGTGGGATCCAATACGTATGCCGCTGGCCCGGTGTTCGCTAGGAGGTCGTTGACGGTCGGGATCCGTCACGACGTCGTGGAGATCCTCGACGAACAAGCCTCGGTGTTGAGAAGGTTTCCCCGAATTTTCGGGGATCACCCGGAAATAATCATGGAACCATCCGGGGTGCTCGCGTTGCTGGCTCACCGTCCGGGAGCGTGGGCTAACTCCCCAGTGCGGGCGGTGGTTTCTGACCCCGTGCGTGACTGGATGGATACCGCGCACACCGAGGACCGGCGCCGGCTACTGACCGCGCTGGACAAGGCCAGCGAGACTGCCGGGTTTGAAACCGCAATACAGGCAGCAGGGCAGATCATTGAGCAAGGTGATGATCCTGGCCATGAAACGTTAAGCATGCTCGCCAGGAGGTTGGCCGAAGGTACCGAACCGGAAACTGGGGATGTTGACCTGTCTGTTTATGATCGGCTCTTCGCAGCCCAGGAAGAATCGGTGTTGGCATGA
- a CDS encoding recombinase family protein, translating to MEGYTDAQPFDHASGAKTSRPELDKALAPTIRAGDQLVITRMDRLGRSVLHLVILGAALSERDVGLRVLE from the coding sequence GTGGAGGGTTACACCGACGCACAACCATTCGACCATGCCAGCGGTGCCAAGACCAGCAGGCCCGAGCTCGACAAGGCCCTCGCCCCGACCATCCGCGCCGGCGACCAGCTGGTCATCACCCGAATGGACAGGCTCGGACGCTCGGTGCTCCACCTGGTGATCCTCGGTGCGGCCCTAAGCGAGCGTGATGTGGGATTACGTGTCCTCGAGTAG